The Molothrus aeneus isolate 106 chromosome 15, BPBGC_Maene_1.0, whole genome shotgun sequence genome includes a region encoding these proteins:
- the IL12B gene encoding interleukin-12 subunit beta has protein sequence MPHLLCALLSLISFAAILESAQWKLQENVFVIDSQWDAEAPATTVELSCDSPEEAVLWRKDSSPLQEGKQTGKTLRVAVKELPDAGNYSCVSQESLRVLSSSLLLIARIGPGGSILRDILKTFQDPRTFLKCEAKNYSGIFTCSWMTENNPNVKFTIRSLEGPQADVSCSSPMAVTEGDLTTYTAQCHKENFCPFAEEHQPIDILLEAIDEVVYENYTASFFIRDIVKPDPPQCQHVATNGTVTWTYPRTWSTPNSYFPLTFKVKVKSTRRHRYQVYDTEEQSVQLPPGPAEVWVQARDRCYLSSWSSWSSLCR, from the exons ATGCCTCACCTCCTCTGTGCCTTACTGTCCCTCATTTCCTTTGCTGCCATACTGGAAAGTGCCCAGTGGAAACTGCAGGAAAATG tgTTCGTCATCGACTCCCAGTGGGACGCCGAGGCCCCGGCCACCACGGTGGAgctgagctgtgacagccctgaggAGGCCGTGCTCTGGAGAAAGGACTCCAGCCCTTTGCAGGAGGGGAAACAGACAGGGAAGACCCTGAGAGTGGCAGTGAAGGAGCTCCCGGACGCCGGCAACTACAGCTGTGtgagccaggagagcctgagggtgctgagctccagcctgctgctcaTCGCCAGGATCGGCCCCGGCGGGAGCATCCTCAGGGACATCCTCAAAACCTTCCAGG ACCCCAGGACATTTTTGAAGTGTGAGGCAAAAAACTACTCTGGAATTTTCACATGTTCCTGGATGACAGAAAATAATCCAAATGTGAAGTTCACCATCAGAAGCCTGGAAGG CCCCCAGGCAGACgtgtcctgcagcagccccatggCTGTCACCGAGGGGGACCTGACCACCTACACAGCCCAGTGCCACAAGGAGAACTTCTGTCCCTTTGCTGAGGAGCACCAGCCCATTGACATCCTCCTGGAGGCCATTGATGAGGTGGTGTATGAGAACTACACCGCCAGCTTCTTCATCAGGGACATTG TAAAGCCTGAccccccccagtgccagcacgTGGCCACCAATGGAACAGTGACCTGGACATACCCCAGGACCTGGAGCACCCCAAACTCCTACTTCCCTTTGACTTTCAAGGTCAAAGTTAAAAGCACAAGGAGACACAGATACCAG gtgtacGACACGGAGGAGCAGTCGGTGCAGCTGcccccagggccagcagaggTGTGGGTGCAGGCCAGGGACCGCTGCTacctcagctcctggagctcctggtcCTCGCTCTGCAGGTAA